In the Chlorobium limicola DSM 245 genome, one interval contains:
- the murB gene encoding UDP-N-acetylmuramate dehydrogenase yields MQELLPPCPFEQGTDLREKSYYRIGGRTRFFAMPGTLRHLGDLLLWNHDQDLPLAVMGSGSNMLFSDEPFSGIVVAMEMMNRMFWVSPGELFCEAGVENTDIAAELLRCGRGGGEWLHMLPGRIGGTIRMNARCFGGEISGVTAFVVTMDMFGRIRWLNGSEVFLGYKQTSLMAGREIVVAAILRFPDLKDPDAIHAEMSRYEADRLKKHHFDFPSCGSTFKNNYKAGRPSGQIFEELGFKGQQEGGAAVSGYHANFIYNTGKASSCDVLALAGRMRKAAREKTGVELELEVECTGIFERDQLNACGVPFVPADADSGKGWAGLLRNPDQDSSRSGSDSVFPQTLLHGYLTGYFGENGSFPPDISVHVEQLHSIAYAESNPLMPFLRWTTRADSGPLSAERPRVAGATPSGTFVDELWKFPVAELFIGYGVRGTGYLEFEMRPSGDWVALRFSDRRMREAGFAVLSSESWSGDVDRFADRDGFGMTFSFRLLYPYLEKNTLSLQCCASLGDHRYGLFPWWKTASETPDFHQPDRFLRVRLTS; encoded by the coding sequence ATGCAGGAACTATTGCCTCCTTGTCCTTTTGAGCAGGGTACCGATCTTCGCGAAAAGAGTTATTACCGTATTGGCGGCAGAACGCGGTTCTTTGCAATGCCGGGGACTCTTCGACATCTTGGGGATCTTTTGCTCTGGAACCATGATCAGGATCTTCCTCTGGCTGTTATGGGCAGCGGAAGCAACATGCTTTTTTCGGATGAACCGTTTTCGGGGATCGTTGTTGCAATGGAAATGATGAACCGGATGTTCTGGGTTTCTCCGGGAGAGCTGTTCTGTGAGGCCGGGGTTGAAAATACGGATATTGCGGCTGAACTGCTTCGATGCGGCAGAGGAGGCGGGGAGTGGCTGCATATGCTGCCGGGCAGAATCGGCGGCACGATTCGCATGAATGCCCGCTGCTTTGGCGGAGAAATATCCGGAGTGACGGCCTTTGTGGTTACTATGGACATGTTTGGAAGAATACGGTGGTTAAATGGCAGTGAAGTGTTTCTTGGCTATAAGCAGACCTCGCTGATGGCAGGCAGGGAGATCGTTGTTGCCGCCATTCTTCGATTTCCCGATCTCAAAGACCCTGATGCGATTCATGCCGAAATGAGTCGATATGAAGCGGACCGTTTGAAAAAACATCATTTCGATTTTCCGAGCTGCGGATCAACTTTCAAAAATAACTATAAAGCCGGACGGCCCAGCGGTCAGATTTTTGAAGAGTTGGGATTCAAAGGGCAACAGGAAGGCGGCGCAGCGGTCAGCGGCTATCATGCAAATTTTATTTACAATACCGGCAAAGCATCATCATGCGATGTGCTTGCCCTGGCTGGCCGGATGAGAAAAGCAGCCAGAGAAAAAACCGGCGTTGAACTGGAGCTTGAAGTCGAGTGTACAGGCATTTTCGAGCGTGATCAGTTGAATGCCTGCGGTGTCCCGTTTGTTCCTGCAGATGCCGATAGCGGCAAAGGCTGGGCCGGGTTGCTCAGGAATCCTGATCAGGATAGTTCGCGATCAGGTTCAGATAGTGTATTTCCCCAAACGCTCCTGCATGGATACCTGACCGGTTATTTCGGGGAGAACGGTTCTTTTCCTCCTGATATATCGGTTCATGTCGAACAGTTGCACTCTATAGCTTATGCGGAAAGCAATCCGCTCATGCCGTTTCTGCGATGGACCACCCGTGCCGATTCGGGACCTTTATCTGCTGAACGGCCCAGGGTAGCCGGAGCGACACCCTCCGGAACCTTTGTCGATGAGCTTTGGAAATTTCCTGTCGCCGAGTTGTTTATCGGTTATGGCGTGAGGGGAACGGGATATCTTGAGTTTGAGATGCGCCCTTCCGGCGATTGGGTTGCATTGCGGTTCAGTGACCGTCGCATGCGCGAAGCAGGTTTTGCCGTTCTTTCTTCTGAATCATGGAGCGGAGACGTCGATCGTTTTGCCGACAGAGATGGGTTCGGCATGACGTTTTCGTTTCGGCTGCTCTACCCTTATCTTGAAAAGAACACGCTCTCTCTTCAGTGTTGCGCCTCTCTTGGAGATCATCGTTACGGACTTTTTCCCTGGTGGAAAACGGCTTCTGAAACGCCTGATTTTCATCAACCTGATCGTTTTCTGCGGGTAAGGCTCACGTCATGA
- a CDS encoding FAD/NAD(P)-binding protein — translation MKIVAKRDEAPGVKTLRLEFQNPTDHEQFKQRYRTGMFGLYGIYGEGESTFCVASPETRNEYIECTFRQSGRVTAALASAEIGDLVTYRGPYGNRFPIEDFYGKNLLFIAGGIALPPTRSVIWSCLDQRDKFGKITIVYGARTVADLVYKHELEEWQSRSDIELVLTVDPGGESPDWQHRIGFVPSILEQAAPSAENCIAVLCGPPIMIKFTLISLGKLGFNEENVYTTLENRMKCGVGKCGRCNVGSVYICKEGPVFTAAEVSRMPAGDL, via the coding sequence ATGAAAATCGTCGCAAAACGCGACGAAGCTCCAGGCGTTAAAACATTGAGGCTCGAGTTCCAGAACCCGACCGACCACGAGCAGTTCAAACAGCGCTACCGTACGGGAATGTTCGGGCTTTACGGCATCTATGGCGAAGGTGAAAGTACCTTCTGCGTCGCCAGTCCTGAAACCCGCAACGAGTATATCGAGTGCACCTTCCGCCAGTCAGGAAGGGTTACCGCAGCGCTTGCAAGCGCAGAAATCGGTGATCTGGTTACCTATCGCGGCCCATACGGAAATCGCTTCCCTATCGAGGATTTCTATGGTAAAAACCTGCTTTTCATAGCAGGCGGGATTGCGCTTCCGCCTACCCGAAGCGTTATCTGGTCGTGCCTGGACCAGAGGGATAAATTCGGCAAGATAACCATTGTTTACGGAGCGAGAACTGTTGCGGACCTCGTTTATAAACATGAGCTTGAAGAGTGGCAGAGCCGCAGTGATATCGAACTGGTTCTGACCGTCGATCCGGGAGGAGAATCTCCTGACTGGCAGCACCGGATAGGATTTGTACCCTCCATTCTCGAACAGGCGGCACCTTCTGCGGAAAACTGCATCGCAGTGCTGTGCGGACCACCGATCATGATCAAGTTTACCCTGATCTCGCTGGGCAAGCTCGGGTTCAATGAAGAGAATGTGTATACCACTCTTGAAAACCGAATGAAATGTGGCGTCGGCAAATGCGGCAGATGCAATGTGGGTTCGGTTTACATCTGCAAGGAAGGACCGGTCTTTACGGCTGCAGAGGTATCCCGTATGCCTGCCGGAGACCTGTAA
- a CDS encoding 4Fe-4S dicluster domain-containing protein has protein sequence MTKILLRAKLDDCLTRWHAAGFDVVGPVRKNNISQYATVDRTGELDLDIILPDRTLKDLFFPQTEPMFSYRISKQKIDTEEYLPPGRQRIIFGARACDASAMAIDDPLFGWDYQDTYWFKRRNETVIVTIACTAADEFCMCTSLKLAPDSTLGSDILLRPLGDNSGWQVEELTDRGREAFSRIEALLEESPAQTAALADVPIKFDLDVCREWLQNPENFESHFWKEISMRCIGCGTCTFLCPTCHCFDFQDEGDTYTGIRRKNWDSCSFALFTMHTSGHNPRSTQSARWRQRIMHKFNYFPGKFNLNSCSGCGRCTRECPVDMGITETLQEITKLSQ, from the coding sequence ATGACAAAAATTCTCTTACGCGCTAAACTCGACGACTGCCTGACCAGATGGCATGCCGCAGGTTTCGATGTGGTAGGCCCTGTCAGAAAAAACAACATTTCTCAGTACGCCACCGTCGATAGAACCGGCGAACTCGATCTGGATATCATTCTTCCGGACAGGACACTCAAAGACCTCTTCTTTCCGCAGACGGAACCGATGTTCAGCTACCGAATCAGCAAGCAGAAGATCGATACTGAAGAGTATCTCCCTCCCGGACGACAAAGAATTATTTTCGGTGCCAGAGCGTGTGATGCATCGGCAATGGCCATCGACGATCCACTTTTCGGCTGGGATTACCAGGACACCTACTGGTTCAAACGCAGAAACGAAACCGTCATCGTCACGATAGCCTGTACGGCTGCGGATGAATTCTGCATGTGCACCTCCCTGAAACTCGCTCCGGACAGTACACTGGGTTCCGATATTCTGCTCCGTCCGCTCGGGGACAACAGCGGATGGCAGGTTGAGGAGCTGACCGATCGGGGACGTGAAGCGTTCAGCCGTATCGAGGCGCTGCTCGAAGAATCTCCGGCACAAACGGCAGCACTCGCGGATGTCCCGATAAAATTCGATCTGGATGTCTGCCGTGAGTGGCTGCAGAATCCGGAAAATTTTGAAAGCCATTTCTGGAAAGAGATTTCGATGCGCTGCATCGGATGCGGCACCTGTACTTTTCTCTGCCCAACCTGCCACTGTTTCGATTTTCAGGATGAGGGAGATACCTACACGGGAATCCGCAGAAAAAACTGGGACAGCTGCTCCTTTGCGCTCTTTACCATGCACACTTCGGGCCATAATCCCCGCTCGACGCAGTCCGCAAGATGGCGTCAGCGCATTATGCACAAATTCAACTATTTTCCCGGCAAGTTCAATCTGAACAGCTGCAGCGGATGCGGGCGATGTACCCGCGAGTGTCCGGTTGACATGGGCATTACAGAAACCTTACAAGAGATAACAAAACTATCGCAGTGA
- a CDS encoding 4Fe-4S dicluster domain-containing protein, translating into MSILEQYRKKAAELLSSGEVKLVIGYGAGSTPDRRRALFARTTDDAARLHVDAACDANLSGYLVTEGLLSDKKKVGIFLRPEGIRSVNILAAESQLDPDQIVILGFTEENGTVSALQGTQASDFTSLMTALKDNRTTSVKEQELVEKIEAMTPQERFAFWQAEFEKCIKCYACRQVCPMCYCKRCIVDNNQPQWVHTSSHTLGNFEWNLVRAFHLSGRCVECGGCDRACPVNIPLRLINRRMANEVLDAFDHFSGMNQNQEPVLASFKKDDPETFIL; encoded by the coding sequence ATGAGTATACTGGAACAGTACAGAAAAAAAGCCGCAGAACTGCTTTCATCAGGCGAAGTAAAACTTGTGATCGGATATGGAGCGGGCTCCACACCCGACAGACGAAGGGCTCTGTTTGCCCGGACAACCGACGATGCCGCAAGACTCCATGTCGACGCGGCATGCGACGCAAACCTTTCGGGATATCTTGTGACCGAAGGCCTTCTGAGCGACAAAAAGAAAGTCGGAATTTTTCTGAGGCCCGAGGGAATCAGAAGCGTCAATATCCTTGCCGCAGAATCCCAGCTCGATCCCGATCAGATTGTCATTCTCGGTTTTACTGAAGAAAACGGGACCGTAAGCGCTCTGCAAGGCACTCAGGCAAGTGACTTTACCTCCCTGATGACAGCCCTGAAGGATAACAGGACAACGTCCGTAAAAGAACAGGAGCTGGTCGAAAAAATCGAAGCCATGACCCCTCAGGAGCGCTTTGCCTTCTGGCAGGCGGAATTCGAAAAATGCATCAAATGCTATGCGTGCCGTCAGGTCTGCCCGATGTGTTACTGCAAAAGATGCATCGTCGATAACAATCAGCCGCAATGGGTTCATACTTCCTCTCACACCCTTGGAAATTTCGAATGGAACCTTGTCAGAGCCTTCCACCTTTCAGGCCGCTGTGTTGAATGCGGCGGATGTGACCGGGCCTGTCCGGTCAATATTCCTCTCCGTCTCATAAACCGGAGAATGGCCAATGAGGTACTCGATGCATTCGACCATTTCTCAGGCATGAACCAGAACCAGGAACCAGTGCTGGCAAGTTTCAAAAAGGACGATCCCGAGACCTTTATCCTCTAA
- a CDS encoding hydrogenase iron-sulfur subunit has product MSKPFEPKIVAFVCTYCTYAGADLAGTSRLKYPPNIRMVRLPCTGRISPMFILKALQKGADGVLVSGCHPGDCHFTHGNYHARRRWTVFRALLNFTGIPLERIRFSWISAAEGVKFAELISSLTEDIRKLGPFEQYKAIIHETEAPVSL; this is encoded by the coding sequence ATGAGTAAACCATTCGAACCGAAAATCGTCGCGTTTGTCTGCACCTACTGCACCTATGCAGGAGCGGATCTTGCCGGCACCAGCCGGCTGAAATATCCCCCGAACATCCGCATGGTGCGACTTCCCTGCACGGGAAGAATCAGCCCGATGTTCATTCTCAAAGCTCTGCAGAAAGGTGCGGACGGCGTACTGGTGAGCGGCTGTCATCCGGGCGACTGCCACTTCACCCACGGCAACTACCACGCACGGCGCCGGTGGACGGTGTTTCGGGCACTTCTGAACTTTACCGGCATTCCTCTCGAACGGATCAGGTTCTCCTGGATCAGCGCCGCTGAAGGGGTAAAATTCGCAGAGCTCATCAGCAGCCTGACTGAAGACATCCGCAAACTTGGCCCATTTGAGCAATACAAGGCGATAATCCATGAGACCGAAGCTCCGGTTTCGCTTTAA
- a CDS encoding CoB--CoM heterodisulfide reductase iron-sulfur subunit A family protein, producing MAKIGVFICHCGENIGAKIDCTRLTSAMNDHPGVSVSVEYKYFCSDPGQENVKKAIREHNLTGVVVAACSPRMHEATFRKACAEAGLNPYLCEIANIREQCSWVHTDQDMATEKAIEITRSLIEKVKLNNELQPIEVPVTKRALVIGGGIAGIQAALDIANAGQEVVLVEREPSLGGHMAQLSETFPTLDCSQCIMTPRMVEAAQHPKIRLLTYSEIEQVEGFIGNFKVRIRQKSRYVDMKACTGCGDCIQKCPQKKISDEFDCALGKRPAIYTPFAQAVPNIPVIDKEHCTFFKNGKCKVCQKVCETNAINFEMQDEFLDLEIGAIVVATGFQIQNTAMYGEYGYGKYADVITGLQFERLASASGPTAGKILRPSDGKEPQTIVFIQCAGSRDPSKGVKYCSKICCMYTAKHAMLYAHKVHGGKAHVFYMDIRAAGKGYDEFTRRAIEEDEAAYMRGRVSKVWLESGKLMVRGVDTLLGKPVEIAADMVVLATAITPQPDAREFAKVVGIGCDEYGFYNEAHLKLRPVETATAGIFLAGACQSPKDIPDSVSQASACASKVIGLFSRDQLEREPVIAINNESTCSGCWGCALACPYSAIEKKDILSRSGELIKQVAFINPGLCQGCGTCVTFCRSNSIDLAGFTEKQIFAEVMGL from the coding sequence ATGGCAAAAATAGGCGTTTTTATCTGTCATTGCGGCGAAAACATCGGCGCAAAAATCGACTGTACCCGACTCACTTCGGCTATGAACGACCATCCCGGCGTATCGGTTTCTGTCGAATACAAGTATTTCTGTTCAGATCCTGGTCAGGAAAACGTCAAAAAAGCCATAAGGGAACACAATCTTACAGGAGTAGTGGTTGCCGCATGTTCGCCGAGAATGCATGAGGCCACGTTCCGCAAAGCCTGTGCCGAAGCGGGCCTTAACCCTTATCTTTGCGAGATTGCCAACATCCGGGAGCAGTGCTCCTGGGTGCATACCGATCAGGATATGGCTACTGAAAAGGCTATCGAAATCACCCGTTCGCTCATCGAAAAGGTCAAGTTGAACAACGAACTGCAGCCTATAGAAGTCCCGGTAACGAAGCGAGCCCTCGTTATTGGCGGAGGTATCGCCGGTATTCAGGCCGCACTCGACATCGCAAATGCCGGTCAGGAGGTGGTGCTTGTCGAACGGGAGCCATCACTTGGCGGCCATATGGCACAGCTTTCCGAAACCTTCCCTACGCTTGACTGCTCGCAGTGCATCATGACGCCGCGAATGGTTGAGGCGGCCCAGCATCCGAAAATCCGCCTGCTGACCTATTCGGAAATCGAACAGGTCGAAGGGTTCATAGGCAATTTCAAGGTCAGAATCCGCCAGAAATCCCGATATGTGGATATGAAAGCCTGTACCGGATGTGGAGACTGCATCCAGAAGTGCCCGCAGAAGAAAATCAGCGATGAATTCGATTGCGCTCTTGGCAAAAGGCCGGCGATCTATACACCTTTTGCCCAGGCGGTGCCGAACATACCGGTTATAGACAAGGAACACTGCACCTTTTTCAAAAACGGCAAGTGCAAGGTGTGCCAGAAGGTCTGCGAGACGAACGCCATAAATTTCGAAATGCAGGACGAGTTCCTCGACCTTGAAATCGGAGCCATTGTCGTGGCAACCGGTTTTCAGATTCAGAATACCGCCATGTACGGCGAATACGGTTACGGCAAATATGCCGATGTGATCACCGGCCTGCAGTTTGAACGCCTTGCCTCTGCCAGTGGTCCGACCGCAGGAAAAATTCTGCGGCCATCCGACGGCAAGGAACCTCAAACCATTGTTTTTATCCAGTGTGCCGGATCGCGGGATCCCTCGAAAGGCGTAAAATACTGCTCGAAAATCTGCTGTATGTACACAGCCAAGCACGCCATGCTCTATGCCCATAAAGTTCACGGCGGAAAAGCCCATGTTTTCTATATGGATATAAGGGCGGCCGGAAAAGGGTACGACGAGTTTACCCGCCGGGCGATTGAAGAGGATGAAGCCGCCTATATGAGAGGCCGGGTCAGCAAAGTCTGGCTGGAAAGCGGAAAGCTGATGGTGCGGGGCGTCGATACCCTGCTCGGTAAACCCGTTGAAATTGCAGCCGATATGGTTGTGCTCGCTACGGCCATAACCCCGCAGCCGGATGCAAGGGAGTTCGCAAAGGTTGTCGGTATCGGATGCGATGAATACGGCTTTTATAATGAAGCCCACCTCAAACTCCGTCCGGTTGAAACCGCAACGGCCGGAATTTTTCTGGCCGGCGCATGCCAGTCGCCTAAAGATATTCCTGACTCCGTGTCCCAGGCATCGGCCTGCGCCAGCAAGGTAATAGGCCTCTTCAGCCGCGATCAGCTCGAACGCGAACCGGTCATAGCGATCAACAACGAATCTACCTGTTCCGGCTGCTGGGGCTGCGCTCTGGCCTGTCCGTACAGTGCCATCGAGAAAAAAGATATTCTCAGCCGTTCAGGAGAGCTCATCAAGCAGGTCGCCTTTATCAATCCGGGTCTTTGCCAGGGATGCGGCACCTGCGTAACCTTCTGCCGATCGAACAGCATTGATCTGGCAGGATTTACCGAAAAACAGATATTCGCCGAAGTCATGGGGCTATAG
- a CDS encoding heterodisulfide reductase-related iron-sulfur binding cluster, whose translation MLISNPVSKLNFSSNDAFRLQISQHTGNDYNCCYQCGKCTAGCPAGGFMDNPPTKIMRLVQAGYLEEAMRSNALWYCVGCQTCTSRCPQNMDIAATMDALRELAIKTGIVSEDRSKKLVTAFHTSFLNNIRKHGRLQELSLVNSYKLRTRTFLQDASSGIKMIREGKINPLTSFSGKEGVNAKDQIEKIFVHAEKGAHTEVPARKPKKITFSPQLPPAIKPGQTIGYYPGCSLNGTAKEYDISVRKMCELLDIHLQEIPDWNCCGATSAHATSHRLALLLPARNQALADAAGMDYVLAPCAACQNRQVTTRRALIESEELRNEVKSTTGIEPTGRAEFIGVTQLLEGYGDNELAKRVKRPLRNLSLACYYGCLLVRPMDAMSFDDPENPVKMEQVVTTLGGNPVDWAFKIECCGAGLTLAQQEMVEDLTHSIARNASINGAKAFVVACPLCHANLDMRQEGMRKRYNDIEAMPVYYISELVAVACGADPAEVAVGKHFVPALDLLNNQ comes from the coding sequence ATGCTAATCAGTAACCCGGTGTCAAAACTCAATTTCTCCTCTAATGATGCATTCAGGCTGCAGATAAGTCAACATACGGGAAATGACTACAACTGCTGTTATCAGTGCGGCAAGTGTACGGCAGGATGCCCGGCAGGGGGCTTTATGGACAACCCTCCAACGAAGATCATGCGCCTCGTCCAGGCGGGATACCTCGAAGAGGCCATGCGGAGCAATGCTCTGTGGTACTGTGTCGGATGCCAGACCTGCACATCGCGATGCCCGCAAAACATGGATATCGCCGCAACAATGGATGCGCTCAGAGAACTTGCCATCAAAACCGGCATTGTTTCCGAAGACCGCTCGAAAAAACTGGTTACGGCCTTTCATACCTCGTTTCTGAACAACATCCGAAAACACGGTCGGTTGCAGGAGCTTTCGCTTGTCAATAGTTACAAGTTGAGGACGCGCACCTTTCTTCAGGATGCCTCTTCCGGCATCAAAATGATCCGTGAGGGAAAAATCAATCCACTCACTTCGTTCAGCGGAAAAGAAGGCGTCAACGCCAAGGATCAGATCGAAAAAATCTTCGTACATGCCGAAAAGGGGGCTCATACCGAGGTCCCGGCAAGAAAACCTAAAAAAATCACATTCTCGCCTCAGCTCCCTCCAGCCATAAAACCGGGACAGACCATAGGGTATTACCCCGGATGCTCACTGAACGGTACGGCCAAAGAGTATGATATTTCAGTGCGGAAAATGTGTGAGCTTCTTGATATTCACCTGCAGGAAATTCCCGACTGGAACTGCTGCGGGGCGACGTCGGCACACGCGACAAGTCACCGGCTCGCTCTCCTGCTTCCGGCCCGCAATCAGGCTCTTGCCGACGCGGCCGGTATGGACTACGTACTTGCGCCGTGCGCCGCATGCCAGAACAGGCAGGTAACCACCCGCAGGGCGCTCATCGAATCGGAAGAGCTCCGCAACGAGGTGAAAAGCACAACCGGCATAGAGCCTACCGGCAGAGCAGAGTTCATCGGAGTAACCCAGCTCCTCGAGGGTTACGGCGATAACGAGCTTGCTAAACGGGTGAAACGCCCGCTCAGGAATCTCAGCCTGGCCTGTTATTACGGGTGCCTGCTTGTCAGGCCAATGGATGCCATGAGTTTTGACGATCCAGAGAATCCGGTTAAAATGGAACAGGTCGTCACCACGCTGGGAGGCAACCCGGTTGATTGGGCATTCAAAATCGAATGCTGTGGAGCAGGATTGACGCTCGCCCAGCAGGAGATGGTTGAGGATCTTACGCATAGCATAGCGAGAAATGCATCGATCAACGGCGCCAAGGCATTTGTTGTAGCCTGTCCGCTCTGCCATGCAAATCTTGATATGCGGCAGGAGGGCATGAGAAAACGGTATAATGATATAGAAGCCATGCCGGTTTATTATATTTCTGAACTTGTTGCTGTAGCCTGCGGTGCCGATCCTGCAGAAGTTGCTGTAGGAAAACATTTCGTTCCTGCACTTGACCTGCTCAATAACCAGTAA
- the mscL gene encoding large conductance mechanosensitive channel protein MscL: MLKEFREFVLRGNVADMAVGIIIGGAFGAIVNTLVSDVLMPPLGLLIGGIDFSNFYLVLKEGSAPGPYAALADAKAVGAVTVNYGIFLNALISFMIMAFAVFMLIKSLTSMRGKPEPPAPAPAVKECPYCCSTIPLKASRCPECTSQLEK, translated from the coding sequence ATGCTTAAAGAGTTCAGGGAATTTGTCCTTCGCGGCAATGTAGCCGATATGGCTGTCGGTATCATTATCGGGGGTGCTTTCGGAGCTATTGTCAATACTCTTGTGTCAGACGTGCTCATGCCTCCGCTTGGCCTCCTGATCGGGGGGATAGATTTTTCGAATTTCTATCTGGTACTCAAGGAGGGTTCAGCACCAGGTCCATATGCGGCTCTTGCCGACGCAAAGGCCGTCGGGGCGGTCACCGTAAACTACGGCATTTTTCTGAACGCTCTTATCAGTTTCATGATTATGGCATTTGCGGTATTCATGCTTATCAAATCCCTCACCTCGATGCGCGGCAAGCCTGAACCGCCGGCACCGGCACCGGCCGTCAAGGAGTGTCCGTATTGCTGCAGCACCATCCCTCTCAAGGCATCCCGTTGTCCAGAGTGTACATCGCAGCTTGAAAAATAA
- a CDS encoding LL-diaminopimelate aminotransferase → MFDEIQFDKIKRLPKYVFAAVNELKMAERRAGEDVIDFSMGNPDGPTPQHIVDKLVESINKPRTHGYSVSKGIYKLRGAVGSWYRRKYNVDLDLDREVVVTMGSKEGYVHLVQAITNPGDLAMVPDPCYPIHSQAFILAGGNVHRLKLEMLEDYRLDEDAFFNNIETALRESSPKPKYLVVNFPNNPTTATVDISFYERLVELARKERFYIISDIAYAEITFDGYVTPSVLQVPGAKDVAVESYTLSKTYNMAGWRVGFMVGNAKLIGALEKIKSWLDYGTFTPIQVASTIALTDDQSCVAEICDVYRRRRDVMIKSFDNAGWPILPPRASMFVWARIPEHLRSMGSLEFSKKLLTEGKVAVSPGIGFGAYGDEYVRVAMIENEERIRQAARNIRKFLKNSES, encoded by the coding sequence ATGTTTGATGAAATCCAGTTTGATAAGATAAAGAGGCTTCCAAAGTACGTTTTCGCTGCCGTCAATGAGCTGAAAATGGCTGAGCGCAGGGCAGGAGAGGATGTGATCGATTTTTCGATGGGTAATCCTGACGGTCCGACTCCACAGCATATCGTTGACAAACTGGTGGAAAGCATAAATAAACCGAGAACCCACGGTTATTCCGTGTCGAAGGGTATATACAAGCTGAGAGGTGCCGTAGGCAGCTGGTACCGGCGGAAGTACAATGTCGATCTCGATCTTGATCGCGAAGTGGTTGTCACCATGGGATCCAAGGAGGGGTATGTCCATCTTGTGCAGGCAATCACCAATCCCGGAGATCTGGCTATGGTGCCCGATCCCTGCTATCCGATTCACTCACAGGCGTTCATTCTTGCCGGCGGCAATGTTCACCGGTTGAAACTGGAGATGCTCGAAGACTACCGTCTCGATGAAGATGCATTTTTCAACAATATCGAAACCGCTCTCAGGGAGTCCTCTCCCAAGCCGAAATACCTTGTGGTGAACTTTCCCAACAATCCCACCACGGCCACGGTCGATATCTCCTTTTATGAACGTTTGGTTGAACTTGCCAGGAAAGAGCGCTTCTACATCATCAGTGACATTGCCTATGCCGAGATAACCTTTGACGGCTATGTCACGCCTTCCGTTCTTCAGGTTCCGGGAGCCAAGGATGTTGCCGTTGAAAGTTACACCCTTTCGAAAACCTACAACATGGCTGGCTGGAGAGTCGGGTTCATGGTCGGCAACGCCAAACTCATCGGAGCCCTTGAAAAAATCAAGAGTTGGCTCGATTATGGCACGTTTACGCCTATCCAGGTGGCGTCAACCATTGCACTTACCGACGATCAGAGCTGTGTTGCAGAGATATGCGACGTTTATCGCCGTCGTCGTGACGTGATGATCAAAAGCTTCGATAATGCCGGATGGCCGATACTGCCGCCGAGGGCAAGCATGTTCGTCTGGGCACGCATTCCCGAACATCTCAGGAGCATGGGCAGTCTGGAATTCAGCAAGAAACTGCTTACGGAAGGCAAGGTGGCGGTAAGTCCGGGTATCGGGTTTGGAGCATATGGCGATGAATATGTTCGCGTCGCCATGATTGAAAACGAAGAGCGTATTCGTCAGGCCGCCAGAAATATCAGGAAGTTCCTGAAAAACAGCGAGTCCTGA